A genomic region of Mugil cephalus isolate CIBA_MC_2020 chromosome 5, CIBA_Mcephalus_1.1, whole genome shotgun sequence contains the following coding sequences:
- the adad1 gene encoding adenosine deaminase domain-containing protein 1 translates to MFPAGGSFDVARGACFARMLTKNRPSTSGQTQSHKPQSASTGSRECVFDRKGKRNFKSGYPFRPEVPPSVLINKYKSGETHAVSLLHQLSQTLKFHLEIKETVSTGNVPGLCFAFCAVIDGVEYKTGMGITKKEARLRAAELALQDLLPSLESLKTILPKVPDVPPLLPVKNEPSVTEAQPWRAIPERKNSVNLQIPRAVSDQLINLMNSHPEFSDCTATTAAFVLQTANRFEVVALGTGDFNTKEITLSNGRIVHDSHAVVTARRSLMRFLYRHLLMFYSRNDNLMKKSIFQQNGSSSSSSSLLSLKSGTTLHLYVNQPPKGAAQVPSKLRLNPLSISAWEVNNEISLHLSVEGKVFSVFSSVLDHSASKVVSMSTTDKITQWQVLGYQGALLSHFIEPIYAQSILIGDSDCSEIRGMEISVSQRVEGITSQLPMFYCMMRPHISLVPSVATNSPGRCQLTHGINWSEGDSSLEVVDGLEGKTIEQSPFKSGSALASRLCKAAMLHRFKLVAKEAQRQDLLATSSYREAKRMAKPYQEAKSVLRAYLFQQGFGSWLDKVSVGDHFSM, encoded by the exons ATGTTTCCGGCTGGTGGATCATTTGACGTTGCCAGGGGAGCCTGTTTTGCGAGGATGCTGACGAAAAACCGTCCCTCTACATCAGGCCAGACCCAGTCGCACAAACCTCAGTCCGCCTCGACGGGTTCAAGGGAATGTGTCTTTGAccgaaaagggaaaagaaactTCAAGTCGG GTTATCCTTTCAGACCAGAAGTCCCGCCGTCTGTGCTGATTAACAAATACAAGTCTGGTGAGACACATGCCGTGTCTTTGCTCCATCAGCTCTCCCAGACTTTGAAGTTTCACCTGGAAATAAAGGAGACTGTAAGCACAG GTAACGTACCAGGactttgttttgccttttgcGCTGTGATTGATGGCGTCGAGTACAAGACTGGCATGGGCATAACCAAGAAGGAGGCTAGGCTCCGAGCAGCAGAACTCGCTCTGCAGGACTTGCTTCCCTCCTTGGAAAGTCTCAAAACTATCCTCCCCAAGGTTCCAG ACGTCCCTCCACTTCTGCCAGTAAAAAATGAGCCTTCAGTCACTGAAGCCCAACCTTGGAGAGCAATTCCTG AAAGGAAGAATTCTGTCAACCTCCAGATTCCGCGTGCCGTCAGTGatcagctcatcaacctgatgAACAGCCACCCAGAATTCTCTGACTGCACAGCCACCACAGCAGCTTTCGTTCTTCAGACTG CCAACAGATTTGAGGTGGTTGCCCTCGGCACTGGGGACTTTAACACCAAAGAGATCACCCTGTCGAATGGACGGATTGTACATGACTCACATGCAGTTGTCACTGCGAGGAGATCTCTGATGAG GTTTCTGTACCGGCACTTGCTGatgttttacagcagaaatgacaATTTGATGAAGAAGTCGATCTTCCAGCAgaacggcagcagcagcagcagcagcagcctcctcagCTTGAAGAGCGGAACCACCCTTCACCTTTATGTGAACCAACCACCGAAGGGTGCCGCTCAGGTCCCCTCCaaact GCGCCTGAATCCACTGTCCATTTCAGCCTGGGAAGTAAACAATGAGATCAGCCTACATCTGTCAGTGGAGGGCAAG GTGTTCTCCGTTTTTTCGTCCGTCCTCGACCACTCTGCCTCCAAGGTGGTCAGCATGTCCACCACGGACAAGATCACCCAGTGGCAGGTCCTAGGCTACCAGGGGGCCTTGCTAAGCCACTTCATCGAGCCCATCTATGCCCAAAGCATCCTTATAG GTGACTCTGACTGCAGTGAGATTCGGGGCATGGAGATCTCCGTGAGCCAGCGTGTGGAGGGCATCACAAGTCAGCTGCCCATGTTCTACTGCATGATGAGGCCTCACATCAGCCTGGTGCCTTCGGTGGCTACCAACAGCCCAGGCAGGTGCCAGCTGACCCATGGCATCAACTGGAGTGAAGGGGACAGCTCGCTTGAGGTTGTGGACGGACTGGAGGGAAAAACCATAGAGCA ATCCCCCTTTAAGAGTGGTTCTGCACTGGCAAGCCGCTTGTGCAAAGCAGCGATGCTCCACCGCTTCAAGTTGGTGGCCAAAGAAGCCCAGAGGCAGGACCTGCTGGCCACAAGCTCCTACCGAGAGGCCAAG AGGATGGCAAAGCCGTACCAGGAGGCCAAGAGTGTGCTGCGGGCGTACCTGTTTCAGCAGGGCTTCGGTTCCTGGCTTGACAAGGTTTCTGTCGGTGATCACTTCAGCATGTGA